In Aegilops tauschii subsp. strangulata cultivar AL8/78 chromosome 3, Aet v6.0, whole genome shotgun sequence, one genomic interval encodes:
- the LOC141042296 gene encoding F-box/LRR-repeat protein At2g43260-like: MPPKVSVAASNDGALPEDMLRHILVCLPTKAVCLFRAVCQSWRSLLSDPLFVAAHKSCHPGPLIVTCNCEMFERGTINLLDLSGHVVKRIATTMKDARMVRTRRLDLICVTGRKGCHVINPATGDTFALPSRRAKEHAHVQHFFPQSFDFGQVVSTGEYKALRCVSIDNSDHESSPMLCEVITLDDGRHARWRGKQGPPAPVTSNHNRSIVVNGVVYFLLDFLYKRFTFSGARVKPGSMALFNLETEEWMGIVQGPTPVRSFVKDSSGRCGYFSLYSDLSLVNLDGFLVMAHNPEGCSLDLWFLMDIEKCLWNKRYSLDFQPENLFAQPLEILNDGKIILSASGSLRLYNPITKTYIDFGMRNSTSVGTYTGSLLSSESTFTSEAERCTTCGCYFTLEAGQHDVTCQDCMCEAMFARR, from the exons GCGCGCTGCCTGAAGACATGTTGCGTCACATCCTCGTGTGCCTCCCCACGAAGGCGGTGTGCCTCTTCCGAGCGGTTTGCCAATCCTGGAGGTCCCTCCTCTCGGATCCGCTCTTCGTTGCAGCCCACAAGTCCTGTCACCCTGGTCCACTAATCGTCACATGTAACTGTGAGATGTTTGAAAGAGGCACCATTAACTTATTGGACTTGTCTGGCCATGTCGTTAAGCGGATAGCCACCACCATGAAGGATGCCAGGATGGTGCGCACACGCCGCCTGGACCTTATTTGTGTCACCGGACGTAAGGGCTGCCATGTGATCAACCCTGCCACGGGTGATACCTTTGCATTGCCCAGTCGCCGCGCAAAGGAGCATGCACATGTGCAACATTTCTTCCCACAATCGTTTGACTTTGGACAGGTTGTCTCCACGGGAGAATACAAGGCCCTACGCTGTGTTAGCATAGATAATTCCGATCATGAGTCCAGCCCGATGCTCTGTGAGGTCATCACCCTTGATGATGGTCGCCATGCAAGATGGAGGGGAAAACAGGGCCCTCCGGCCCCTGTCACAAGTAACCATAACAGAAGTATTGTTGTCAATGGAGTAGTTTATTTCTTGTTGGATTTTCTATACAAACGTTTCACATTTTCTGGGGCCCGTGTGAAACCGGGTAGCATGGCTTTGTTCAACCTTGAGACAGAGGAGTGGATGGGGATTGTCCAAGGTCCAACTCCAGTGCGCAGCTTTGTTAAGGACAGCAGTGGCAGGTGCGGTTACTTTAGTCTATACTCGGATCTATCACTGGTAAATTTGGATGGGTTCCTAGTCATGGCACACAATCCTGAAGGTTGCTCTTTGGACTTATGGTTTTTGATGGATATTGAGAAATGTCTCTGGAATAAAAGGTACAGCTTGGATTTCCAGCCTGAAAATCTCTTTGCTCAACCCTTGGAAATTCTAAATGACGGGAAGATAATCCTGTCTGCATCAGGATCACTAAGACTATATAACCCAATTACCAAGACTTACATTGATTTTGGGATGAGAAATTCCACATCAGTTGGTACTTACACTGGAAGTCTGTTGTCTTCAGAGAGCACCTTCACTTCTGAG GCTGAACGTTGCACTACCTGTGGCTGCTATTTCACCCTCGAAGCCGGCCAACATGATGTAACCTGTCAAGATTGTATGTGTGAAGCCATGTTTGCACGACGGTGA
- the LOC109756819 gene encoding peptide-N4-(N-acetyl-beta-glucosaminyl)asparagine amidase A: MASRTTSPCLIFLLALLLPLAAVAVPRRHRFPSLQLAPVNASEPPTTFFEVDRPIQPPRGSVGPCSALLLSDSFGYTYGRPPATAAYVPPECLAAARARGGSLALAVLEWSADCRGRQFDRIFGVWLSGAELLRSCTAEPRPDGILWSVSRDVTRYAALLSEPGEVAVYLGNIVDSTYTGVYHANLTLHLYFHSTTPSPPPLPHADLILPISRSLPLNDGQWFAIQNSADVQSRKLAIPSNTYRAVLEVFVSFHSSDEFWYTNPPNEYIEANNLSSVPGNGAFREVIVKVDDNVVGAVWPFTVIYTGGVNPLLWRPITGIGSFNLPTYDIDITPFLGKLMDGKEHNFGFAVTNALDMWYIDANLHLWLDHKSKKTVGSLISYDATSSANVDSQFSGLDGRFVTSASRHVSATGWVESSHGKVMTTFYQRFSYKNSNVYSKNGSEQVVNQTIDAKSGVSTTNGAVLLSEEVHQVFPLYLFSGTSDEVGDEYSLVSAIKLSINEKRGSGAEQGFSYSSLRNAQSARGSMRVKGNLVTSGSGENHQVYKYVGTDGCYSRDVSSKNYTIVFDHSDDSCLKGSQVKGSRFPSS, translated from the coding sequence ATGGCATCGCGGACCACCAGCCCCTGCCTGATCTTCCTCCTGGCGCTCCTTCTCCCCCTCGCCGCGGTCGCCGTGCCGCGCAGACACCGCTTTCCGTCGCTCCAGCTCGCCCCGGTCAACGCCTCGGAGCCACCCACCACTTTCTTCGAGGTGGACCGCCCGATCCAGCCGCCGCGCGGCAGCGTCGGGCCCTGCTCCGCTCTGCTCCTCTCCGACTCCTTCGGCTACACCTACGGCCGTCCTCCGGCCACCGCCGCCTACGTGCCGCCCGAGTGCCTCGCCGCCGCGCGCGCCCGGGGCGGGTCGCTCGCGCTCGCGGTGCTCGAGTGGAGCGCCGACTGCCGCGGCCGCCAGTTCGACCGCATCTTCGGCGTCTGGCTCTCCGGCGCCGAGCTCCTCCGCAGCTGCACCGCCGAGCCGCGCCCCGACGGCATCCTCTGGTCGGTCTCCCGCGACGTCACGAGGTACGCCGCCCTTCTCTCCGAGCCTGGCGAGGTCGCGGTGTACCTTGGCAACATCGTCGACAGCACGTACACCGGCGTCTACCACGCCAACCTCACCCTCCATCTTTACTTCCACTCCACAACGCCGtcaccgccgccgctgccgcacgCCGATTTGATCCTGCCCATCTCGAGGAGCCTACCTCTGAACGACGGGCAGTGGTTCGCCATCCAGAATTCCGCCGATGTGCAGTCGAGGAAGCTCGCCATTCCGTCGAACACCTACAGGGCGGTCCTTGAGGTGTTCGTTTCGTTCCACTCCAGTGATGAGTTCTGGTACACCAACCCTCCCAACGAGTACATTGAGGCCAACAATTTGTCCAGCGTCCCTGGCAATGGTGCGTTTCGGGAGGTTATTGTTAAAGTCGATGACAATGTGGTCGGTGCTGTTTGGCCGTTCACTGTTATCTACACCGGCGGTGTCAACCCGCTTCTCTGGCGGCCAATCACCGGCATTGGCTCATTCAACCTACCTACCTATGACATTGATATCACGCCTTTCTTGGGCAAGCTCATGGATGGCAAGGAGCACAATTTTGGGTTTGCTGTGACCAATGCATTGGATATGTGGTACATTGATGCCAATTTACATCTGTGGTTGGATCACAAGAGCAAGAAGACAGTTGGGAGCTTGATCAGCTATGATGCAACGTCGTCGGCAAATGTGGACTCGCAGTTCAGCGGGCTGGACGGGCGGTTCGTGACGAGCGCAAGCCGGCATGTCTCCGCCACCGGGTGGGTGGAATCGTCGCACGGAAAGGTCATGACAACTTTCTACCAGAGATTCAGCTACAAAAACAGCAATGTGTATAGCAAGAACGGCAGTGAGCAAGTGGTGAACCAAACGATCGATGCCAAGTCAGGTGTTTCCACCACAAACGGCGCCGTGCTGCTCTCGGAAGAAGTTCACCAGGTCTTCCCACTCTATCTTTTCTCTGGGACCTCAGATGAAGTGGGTGATGAGTACTCGCTGGTTTCAGCTATCAAATTGAGCATCAATGAGAAGAGGGGCTCTGGTGCGGAGCAAGGCTTCTCCTACAGCTCTCTGCGGAATGCGCAGTCGGCACGCGGTAGTATGAGGGTGAAGGGGAATTTGGTGACTTCTGGGTCTGGTGAGAACCATCAGGTGTATAAATATGTGGGTACCGATGGATGCTACTCCAGAGATGTGAGCAGCAAGAACTACACTATCGTTTTCGACCACTCTGATGACTCGTGCTTAAAGGGATCACAAGTTAAAGGCTCCAGATTCCCCTCCAGTTAG